The Salvelinus sp. IW2-2015 linkage group LG15, ASM291031v2, whole genome shotgun sequence genome includes a region encoding these proteins:
- the LOC111974493 gene encoding poly [ADP-ribose] polymerase tankyrase-1 isoform X1: MAVSRRSSQQQQQGNLQSPPRNSSLSVSPPDSLPIDLVAATSMPPDGERGCSAGMENPSGSPDLPAPALSTGSSTSPTTTTSGGESSSVSSPGSGGMSPGDGSSGAGGAFRDLFEACRNGDVSRVKRLVDSVNVNAKDMAGRKSTPLHFAAGFGRKDVVEHLLQTGANVHARDDGGLIPLHNACSFGHAEVVSLLLCQGADPNARDNWNYTPLHEAAIKGKIDVCIVLLQHGADPNIRNTDGKSALDLADPSAKAVLTGEYKKDELLEAARSGNEEKLMALLTPLNVNCHASDGRKSTSQKMLSTPLHLAAGYNRVRIVQLLLQHGADVHAKDKGGLVPLHNACSYGHFEVTELLLKHGACVNAMDLWQFTPLHEAASKNRVEVCSLLLSHGADPNLLNCHSKSAVDLAPTPELKERLTYEFKGHSLLQAAREADMAKVKKTLALEIISFKHPQTNETALHCAVASPHPKRKQVTELLLRKGANVNEKNKDFMTTLHVAAERAHNDILEVLQKHGAKVNAVDTLGQTALHRAALAGHIQTCRLLLSYGADPAIVSLQGFTASQMGNEAVQQILNENIPTRNSDVDYRFLEAAKAGDLDTVQQLCTPQNVNCRDLEGRHSTPLHFAAGYNRVAVVEYLLHHGADVHAKDKGGLVPLHNACSYGHYEVAELLVRHGASVNVADLWKFTPLHEAAAKGKYEICKLLLKHGADPTKKNRDGNTPLDMVKDGDTDIQDLLRGDAALLDAAKKGCLARVQKLCSPENINCRDTQGRNSTPLHLAAGYNNLEVAEYLLEHGADVNAQDKGGLIPLHNAASYGHVDIAALLIKFNTCVNATDKWAFTPLHEAAQKGRTQLCALLLAHGADPSMKNQEGQTALDLATADDIRALLMDAMPPDALPSCFKPQATVVSAGSVISPASTPSCLSAASSIDNLAGPLNELGATGTSGVADGAAGSDRKEGELAMLDMNIGQFLKSLGLEHIREIFEREQISLDVLADMGHEELKEIGINAYGHRHKLIKGVERLLGGQQGANPYLTFHCANQGTVLIDLAPDDKEGQSVEEEMQSSIREHRDGGNAGGVFSRYNIIKIQKVVNKKLRERYTHRQKEISDENHNHHNERMLFHGSPFINAIIHKGFDERHAYIGGMFGAGIYFAENSSKSNQYVYGIGGGTGCPTHKDRSCYLCHRQMLFCRVTLGKSFLQFSAMKMAHAPPGHHSVIGRPSVNGLAYAEYVIYRGEQAYPEYLITYQILKPESTATSAAGAEQKS, from the exons ATGGCGGTGTCTCGTCGCTCATCGCAGCAACAACAGCAGGGTAACCTGCAATCTCCGCCACGAAACAGTTCTCTTTCTGTAAGTCCTCCGGACTCTCTGCCAATTGATCTTGTGGCAGCGACGTCAATGCCCCCGGATGGTGAGCGTGGATGCAGTGCAGGCATGGAGAATCCTTCGGGCTCTCCGGATCTTCCAGCCCCGGCCCTCAGCACTGGGAGCAGCACAAGCCCGACCACAACAACCTCCGGCGGGGAGAGTAGTAGTGTCTCGAGCCCCGGTTCAGGAGGCATGAGCCCCGGCGACGGCAGTAGCGGGGCCGGGGGAGCTTTCAGGGATCTATTTGAGGCCTGTCGGAATGGAGATGTATCCCGTGTGAAGAGACTTGTAGACTCGGTGAATGTGAATGCGAAGGACATGGCCGGGCGAAAATCTACCCCTCTGCATTTCGCTGCAG GTTTTGGACGAAAGGATGTGGTTGAGCACCTTTTACAGACTGGAGCTAATGTGCATGCTAGAGATGACGGTGGTCTCATTCCCCTTCACAACGCCTGCTCCTTTGGCCATGCCGAGGTGGTCAGTCTCCTGCTGTGCCAAGGTGCAGACCCCAATGCACGGGACAACTGGAACTACACACCTCTGCACGAGGCAGCCATCAAAGGCAAGATTGATGTGTGCATCG TACTCCTCCAGCATGGCGCCGATCCCAACATCCGTAATACGGACGGCAAGTCTGCCCTAGATCTGGCAGACCCCTCTGCCAAGGCTGTGCTTACTG GTGAGTACAAGAAGGATGAACTCCTGGAAGCAGCAAG GAGTGGCAACGAGGAGAAACTGATGGCACTACTGACCCCGTTAAATGTCAACTGCCATGCCAGTGATGGCCGCAAG TCAACATCCCAAAAAATGCTG TCCACCCCACTGCACCTGGCGGCTGGTTACAACCGCGTACGCATCGTCCAGCTACTGCTGCAGCACGGGGCAGACGTCCATGCCAAGGACAAAGG TGGCCTGGTCCCTCTTCACAACGCCTGCTCCTATGGACACTTTGAGGTCACAGAGCTTCTTCTCAAG CATGGAGCGTGTGTGAATGCCATGGACCTGTGGCAGTTCACCCCTCTCCACGAGGCTGCATCTAAGAACCGTGTGGAGGTGTGTTCTCTGCTGCTGAGCCACGGGGCCGACCCCAACCTGCTCAACTGCCACAGCAAGAGCGCCGTGGACTTGGCCCCCACCCCCGAACTCAAAGAGCGGCTCACCT ATGAGTTTAAAGGTCATTCGCTGCTCCAGGCAGCTCGGGAGGCAGACATGGCCAAAGTGAAGAAGACTCTGGCTCTGGAGATCATTAGCTTCAAACACCCACAGACCAACGAGACAGCCCTG CACTGTGCCGTTGCTTCCCCTCACCCCAAACGGAAGCAGGTGACCGAGCTGCTACTGCGTAAAGGTGCCAACGTCAACGAGAAGAACAAAGA CTTCATGACGACTCTGCATGTAGCGGCTGAGAGAGCACACAACGACATCCTGGAGGTGCTGCAGAAACATGGAGCCAAG gtaAATGCGGTGGACACCCTAGGGCAGACAGCCCTCCACAGGGCAGCCCTGGCGGGCCACATCCAGACGTGCAGGCTACTGCTGAGCTACGGGGCCGACCCGGCCATCGTTTCCCTGCAGGGCTTCACTGCCTCACAGATGGGTAACGAGGCCGTGCAGCAGATCCTCAATG AAAATATTCCAACTCGTAACTCTGATGTCGACTACCGGTTTCTGGAAGCCGCCAAGGCTGGAGATTTGGACACTGTGCAG CAACTCTGCACTCCTCAGAACGTGAACTGTCGGGACCTGGAGGGTCGTCACTCTACCCCTCTGCACTTTGCTGCAGGCTACAACCGTGTGGCCGTGGTGGAGTACCTGCTACATCATGGCGCTGACGTACATGCTAAAGACAAAGG TGGTCTGGTGCCCCTCCACAACGCCTGCTCCTACGGTCACTATGAGGTGGCTGAGCTGCTGGTGAGACACGGGGCATCGGTGAACGTAGCTGACCTCTGGAAGTTCACCCCTCTCCACGAGGCTGCCGCCAAGGGCAAATACGAGATCTGCAAACTGCTGCTCAAG CATGGAGCGGACCCCACCAAGAAGAACCGTGACGGCAACACTCCTCTGGACATGGTGAAGGATGGCGACACGGACATCCAGGACCTGCTGAGAGGAGACGCTGCACTGCTGGACGCTGCGAAGAAGGGCTGTCTGGCCCGCGTCCAGAAACTCTGCAGCCCAGAGAACATCAACTGTAGAGACACACAGGGACGTAACTCCACCCCCCTGCACCTCGCAG CTGGCTACAACAACCTGGAGGTTGCGGAGTATCTCCTGGAGCACGGGGCTGACGTCAATGCACAGGACAAAGGAGGCCTCATCCCCCTGCACAACGCTGCCTCCTATGGG CACGTGGACATTGCTGCACTTCTGATAAAGTTCAACACATGTGTGAACGCTACAGATAAGTGGGCCTTCACCCCGCTCCACGAAGCAGCTCAGAAGGGCCGTACCCAGCTGTGTGCTCTGCTGCTGGCCCACGGAGCAGACCCCAGCATGAAGAACCAGGAGGGACAGACCGCACTGGACCTGGCTACG GCTGATGACATCCGTGCCCTGCTGATGGATGCTATGCCCCCAGATGCCCTGCCCAGCTGCTTCAAGCCCCAGGCCACGGTGGTCAGTGCAGGCTCGGTCATCTCCCCAGCCTCCACGCCCTCTTGCCTGTCTGCAGCCAGCAGCATCGACAacctggctgggcccctcaacgAGCTCGGGGCCACAGGGACCTCCGGAGTGGCCGACGGGGCCGCGGGCTCTGACAGGAAGGAGGGGGAAT TGGCGATGTTGGATATGAACATCGGTCAGTTCCTGAAGAGCTTGGGTCTGGAGCATATAAGGGAAATCTTTGAGAGAGAACAG ATCTCTCTGGATGTGCTGGCTGACATGGGTCACGAGGAACTGAAGGAGATTGGGATCAACGCTTACGGCCACCGACACAAACTCATCAAGGGAGTGGAGAGGCTGCTGGGGGGACAACAAG GTGCCAACCCGTACCTGACATTCCACTGTGCCAACCAGGGCACGGTCCTCATCGACCTAGCCCCTGACGACAAAGAGGGCCAatcagtggaggaggag ATGCAAAGTAGCATCAGAGAACACAGGGACGGAGGGAACGCAGGAGGGGTGTTCAGCAGATACAACATCATCAAG ATCCAGAAGGTGGTCAACAAGAAGCTGCGGGAGCGATACACACACCGCCAGAAGGAGATCTCGGACGAGAACCACAACCACCACAATGAGCGCATGCTCTTCCATG GTTCTCCGTTCATAAATGCCATCATCCACAAAGGCTTTGACGAGCGGCATGCGTACATCGGAGGAATGTTTGGAGCGGGGATCTACTTTGCTGAGAACTCCTCTAAGAGTAACCAGTATGTTTATGGCATCGGGGGCGGCACCGGATGCCCCACTCACAAAGACCGCTCCTGTTACCTGTGCCACAG GCAGATGTTATTCTGCCGTGTAACCCTGGGGAAGTCCTTCCTCCAGTTCAGTGCCATGAAGATGGCCCACGCCCCCCCTGGACATCACTCTGTGATTGGCCGGCCCAGCGTCAACGGCCTGGCCTACGCAGAGTATGTAATCTACAGAGGAGAGCAG
- the LOC111974493 gene encoding poly [ADP-ribose] polymerase tankyrase-1 isoform X2, whose protein sequence is MAVSRRSSQQQQQGNLQSPPRNSSLSVSPPDSLPIDLVAATSMPPDGERGCSAGMENPSGSPDLPAPALSTGSSTSPTTTTSGGESSSVSSPGSGGMSPGDGSSGAGGAFRDLFEACRNGDVSRVKRLVDSVNVNAKDMAGRKSTPLHFAAGFGRKDVVEHLLQTGANVHARDDGGLIPLHNACSFGHAEVVSLLLCQGADPNARDNWNYTPLHEAAIKGKIDVCIVLLQHGADPNIRNTDGKSALDLADPSAKAVLTGEYKKDELLEAARSGNEEKLMALLTPLNVNCHASDGRKSTPLHLAAGYNRVRIVQLLLQHGADVHAKDKGGLVPLHNACSYGHFEVTELLLKHGACVNAMDLWQFTPLHEAASKNRVEVCSLLLSHGADPNLLNCHSKSAVDLAPTPELKERLTYEFKGHSLLQAAREADMAKVKKTLALEIISFKHPQTNETALHCAVASPHPKRKQVTELLLRKGANVNEKNKDFMTTLHVAAERAHNDILEVLQKHGAKVNAVDTLGQTALHRAALAGHIQTCRLLLSYGADPAIVSLQGFTASQMGNEAVQQILNENIPTRNSDVDYRFLEAAKAGDLDTVQQLCTPQNVNCRDLEGRHSTPLHFAAGYNRVAVVEYLLHHGADVHAKDKGGLVPLHNACSYGHYEVAELLVRHGASVNVADLWKFTPLHEAAAKGKYEICKLLLKHGADPTKKNRDGNTPLDMVKDGDTDIQDLLRGDAALLDAAKKGCLARVQKLCSPENINCRDTQGRNSTPLHLAAGYNNLEVAEYLLEHGADVNAQDKGGLIPLHNAASYGHVDIAALLIKFNTCVNATDKWAFTPLHEAAQKGRTQLCALLLAHGADPSMKNQEGQTALDLATADDIRALLMDAMPPDALPSCFKPQATVVSAGSVISPASTPSCLSAASSIDNLAGPLNELGATGTSGVADGAAGSDRKEGELAMLDMNIGQFLKSLGLEHIREIFEREQISLDVLADMGHEELKEIGINAYGHRHKLIKGVERLLGGQQGANPYLTFHCANQGTVLIDLAPDDKEGQSVEEEMQSSIREHRDGGNAGGVFSRYNIIKIQKVVNKKLRERYTHRQKEISDENHNHHNERMLFHGSPFINAIIHKGFDERHAYIGGMFGAGIYFAENSSKSNQYVYGIGGGTGCPTHKDRSCYLCHRQMLFCRVTLGKSFLQFSAMKMAHAPPGHHSVIGRPSVNGLAYAEYVIYRGEQAYPEYLITYQILKPESTATSAAGAEQKS, encoded by the exons ATGGCGGTGTCTCGTCGCTCATCGCAGCAACAACAGCAGGGTAACCTGCAATCTCCGCCACGAAACAGTTCTCTTTCTGTAAGTCCTCCGGACTCTCTGCCAATTGATCTTGTGGCAGCGACGTCAATGCCCCCGGATGGTGAGCGTGGATGCAGTGCAGGCATGGAGAATCCTTCGGGCTCTCCGGATCTTCCAGCCCCGGCCCTCAGCACTGGGAGCAGCACAAGCCCGACCACAACAACCTCCGGCGGGGAGAGTAGTAGTGTCTCGAGCCCCGGTTCAGGAGGCATGAGCCCCGGCGACGGCAGTAGCGGGGCCGGGGGAGCTTTCAGGGATCTATTTGAGGCCTGTCGGAATGGAGATGTATCCCGTGTGAAGAGACTTGTAGACTCGGTGAATGTGAATGCGAAGGACATGGCCGGGCGAAAATCTACCCCTCTGCATTTCGCTGCAG GTTTTGGACGAAAGGATGTGGTTGAGCACCTTTTACAGACTGGAGCTAATGTGCATGCTAGAGATGACGGTGGTCTCATTCCCCTTCACAACGCCTGCTCCTTTGGCCATGCCGAGGTGGTCAGTCTCCTGCTGTGCCAAGGTGCAGACCCCAATGCACGGGACAACTGGAACTACACACCTCTGCACGAGGCAGCCATCAAAGGCAAGATTGATGTGTGCATCG TACTCCTCCAGCATGGCGCCGATCCCAACATCCGTAATACGGACGGCAAGTCTGCCCTAGATCTGGCAGACCCCTCTGCCAAGGCTGTGCTTACTG GTGAGTACAAGAAGGATGAACTCCTGGAAGCAGCAAG GAGTGGCAACGAGGAGAAACTGATGGCACTACTGACCCCGTTAAATGTCAACTGCCATGCCAGTGATGGCCGCAAG TCCACCCCACTGCACCTGGCGGCTGGTTACAACCGCGTACGCATCGTCCAGCTACTGCTGCAGCACGGGGCAGACGTCCATGCCAAGGACAAAGG TGGCCTGGTCCCTCTTCACAACGCCTGCTCCTATGGACACTTTGAGGTCACAGAGCTTCTTCTCAAG CATGGAGCGTGTGTGAATGCCATGGACCTGTGGCAGTTCACCCCTCTCCACGAGGCTGCATCTAAGAACCGTGTGGAGGTGTGTTCTCTGCTGCTGAGCCACGGGGCCGACCCCAACCTGCTCAACTGCCACAGCAAGAGCGCCGTGGACTTGGCCCCCACCCCCGAACTCAAAGAGCGGCTCACCT ATGAGTTTAAAGGTCATTCGCTGCTCCAGGCAGCTCGGGAGGCAGACATGGCCAAAGTGAAGAAGACTCTGGCTCTGGAGATCATTAGCTTCAAACACCCACAGACCAACGAGACAGCCCTG CACTGTGCCGTTGCTTCCCCTCACCCCAAACGGAAGCAGGTGACCGAGCTGCTACTGCGTAAAGGTGCCAACGTCAACGAGAAGAACAAAGA CTTCATGACGACTCTGCATGTAGCGGCTGAGAGAGCACACAACGACATCCTGGAGGTGCTGCAGAAACATGGAGCCAAG gtaAATGCGGTGGACACCCTAGGGCAGACAGCCCTCCACAGGGCAGCCCTGGCGGGCCACATCCAGACGTGCAGGCTACTGCTGAGCTACGGGGCCGACCCGGCCATCGTTTCCCTGCAGGGCTTCACTGCCTCACAGATGGGTAACGAGGCCGTGCAGCAGATCCTCAATG AAAATATTCCAACTCGTAACTCTGATGTCGACTACCGGTTTCTGGAAGCCGCCAAGGCTGGAGATTTGGACACTGTGCAG CAACTCTGCACTCCTCAGAACGTGAACTGTCGGGACCTGGAGGGTCGTCACTCTACCCCTCTGCACTTTGCTGCAGGCTACAACCGTGTGGCCGTGGTGGAGTACCTGCTACATCATGGCGCTGACGTACATGCTAAAGACAAAGG TGGTCTGGTGCCCCTCCACAACGCCTGCTCCTACGGTCACTATGAGGTGGCTGAGCTGCTGGTGAGACACGGGGCATCGGTGAACGTAGCTGACCTCTGGAAGTTCACCCCTCTCCACGAGGCTGCCGCCAAGGGCAAATACGAGATCTGCAAACTGCTGCTCAAG CATGGAGCGGACCCCACCAAGAAGAACCGTGACGGCAACACTCCTCTGGACATGGTGAAGGATGGCGACACGGACATCCAGGACCTGCTGAGAGGAGACGCTGCACTGCTGGACGCTGCGAAGAAGGGCTGTCTGGCCCGCGTCCAGAAACTCTGCAGCCCAGAGAACATCAACTGTAGAGACACACAGGGACGTAACTCCACCCCCCTGCACCTCGCAG CTGGCTACAACAACCTGGAGGTTGCGGAGTATCTCCTGGAGCACGGGGCTGACGTCAATGCACAGGACAAAGGAGGCCTCATCCCCCTGCACAACGCTGCCTCCTATGGG CACGTGGACATTGCTGCACTTCTGATAAAGTTCAACACATGTGTGAACGCTACAGATAAGTGGGCCTTCACCCCGCTCCACGAAGCAGCTCAGAAGGGCCGTACCCAGCTGTGTGCTCTGCTGCTGGCCCACGGAGCAGACCCCAGCATGAAGAACCAGGAGGGACAGACCGCACTGGACCTGGCTACG GCTGATGACATCCGTGCCCTGCTGATGGATGCTATGCCCCCAGATGCCCTGCCCAGCTGCTTCAAGCCCCAGGCCACGGTGGTCAGTGCAGGCTCGGTCATCTCCCCAGCCTCCACGCCCTCTTGCCTGTCTGCAGCCAGCAGCATCGACAacctggctgggcccctcaacgAGCTCGGGGCCACAGGGACCTCCGGAGTGGCCGACGGGGCCGCGGGCTCTGACAGGAAGGAGGGGGAAT TGGCGATGTTGGATATGAACATCGGTCAGTTCCTGAAGAGCTTGGGTCTGGAGCATATAAGGGAAATCTTTGAGAGAGAACAG ATCTCTCTGGATGTGCTGGCTGACATGGGTCACGAGGAACTGAAGGAGATTGGGATCAACGCTTACGGCCACCGACACAAACTCATCAAGGGAGTGGAGAGGCTGCTGGGGGGACAACAAG GTGCCAACCCGTACCTGACATTCCACTGTGCCAACCAGGGCACGGTCCTCATCGACCTAGCCCCTGACGACAAAGAGGGCCAatcagtggaggaggag ATGCAAAGTAGCATCAGAGAACACAGGGACGGAGGGAACGCAGGAGGGGTGTTCAGCAGATACAACATCATCAAG ATCCAGAAGGTGGTCAACAAGAAGCTGCGGGAGCGATACACACACCGCCAGAAGGAGATCTCGGACGAGAACCACAACCACCACAATGAGCGCATGCTCTTCCATG GTTCTCCGTTCATAAATGCCATCATCCACAAAGGCTTTGACGAGCGGCATGCGTACATCGGAGGAATGTTTGGAGCGGGGATCTACTTTGCTGAGAACTCCTCTAAGAGTAACCAGTATGTTTATGGCATCGGGGGCGGCACCGGATGCCCCACTCACAAAGACCGCTCCTGTTACCTGTGCCACAG GCAGATGTTATTCTGCCGTGTAACCCTGGGGAAGTCCTTCCTCCAGTTCAGTGCCATGAAGATGGCCCACGCCCCCCCTGGACATCACTCTGTGATTGGCCGGCCCAGCGTCAACGGCCTGGCCTACGCAGAGTATGTAATCTACAGAGGAGAGCAG